A single region of the Salipaludibacillus sp. LMS25 genome encodes:
- the dnaN gene encoding DNA polymerase III subunit beta has protein sequence MKFSIQRDHFVQSVQHVSKAISSRTTIPVLTGIKIEASYDGVTLTGSDSDISIESFIPKEIDDKELVTIEQEGAIVLNAKFFVDIVKKLPEDTVEIVVADQFLTRLTSGDSVFNLNGLDPAEYPRLPEIEEDNVFKMPKDLLKSLIRQTAFAVSTAETRPILTGIHWAIDEGVLTCTATDSHRLAMRHAKVETNSEELAFSNVVIPGKSLNELSKIIDDTDELIDIIVTDNQILFKSTNLLFFSRLLDGNYPATKNMIPNHSKTSVKLESKQLLAAIERGLLLSREGKNNVVNVKTIENNELEITSVTPEVGKVTEKVHTLDYSGEELRISFNGKNLIDALKVIESSEVTIDFTGAMSPFVMKPADRDHMLHLFSPVRTY, from the coding sequence ATGAAATTCTCTATTCAAAGAGATCATTTCGTTCAAAGTGTGCAACATGTTTCTAAAGCGATCTCTTCCAGGACGACGATTCCAGTTTTAACAGGAATAAAAATTGAAGCCTCATACGATGGAGTTACGTTAACAGGAAGCGACTCAGATATTTCCATTGAATCATTTATTCCTAAAGAAATAGACGATAAAGAGCTCGTTACAATCGAGCAAGAAGGTGCTATCGTCTTAAATGCCAAATTCTTTGTTGATATTGTAAAAAAACTCCCGGAAGATACTGTAGAAATCGTCGTTGCCGATCAATTCTTAACACGCTTGACATCAGGTGATTCTGTTTTTAATTTAAATGGCCTTGATCCTGCTGAATATCCTCGTCTTCCAGAAATAGAGGAAGACAATGTATTTAAAATGCCGAAAGACTTACTTAAAAGTTTAATTAGACAAACAGCGTTTGCTGTTTCTACTGCTGAAACCCGTCCCATTCTAACTGGTATCCATTGGGCAATTGATGAGGGGGTTTTAACGTGCACAGCGACAGACAGTCATCGTTTAGCCATGCGTCACGCAAAAGTGGAAACAAACTCGGAAGAACTGGCTTTTTCAAATGTTGTTATTCCAGGGAAAAGTTTGAACGAACTAAGCAAAATTATAGATGATACAGACGAATTAATTGATATTATCGTAACGGACAACCAAATTCTCTTTAAATCAACAAACCTATTGTTCTTCTCACGTTTATTAGATGGAAATTATCCTGCAACTAAAAACATGATTCCAAATCATTCAAAAACAAGTGTAAAACTTGAATCCAAACAGTTACTAGCTGCGATTGAGCGAGGTCTTCTTCTTTCTAGAGAAGGGAAAAATAATGTGGTGAACGTTAAAACAATAGAAAATAATGAGCTTGAAATCACATCAGTAACCCCAGAAGTTGGTAAAGTTACAGAAAAAGTCCATACACTTGATTACTCAGGTGAAGAATTACGAATTTCCTTCAATGGGAAAAATCTTATAGATGCATTAAAAGTTATTGAGTCTAGTGAGGTTACTATTGATTTTACAGGGGCTATGAGTCCGTTTGTTATGAAACCTGCTGATCGAGATCATATGCTACATCTTTTCTCACCAGTGAGAACTTATTAG
- the yaaA gene encoding S4 domain-containing protein YaaA, translating to MEETIVISDTFITLGQALKEAAVIDSGGQAKWFLSEVPVWVNGEQEQRRGRKLYPGDYVTIDEIGTINIANHDE from the coding sequence TTGGAAGAAACGATTGTGATTTCAGATACGTTCATCACACTGGGACAAGCGTTAAAAGAAGCGGCTGTGATTGATTCTGGTGGGCAGGCGAAATGGTTTCTCTCAGAGGTACCTGTCTGGGTAAATGGCGAACAAGAGCAGCGAAGAGGAAGAAAGCTTTATCCTGGCGATTATGTCACGATTGACGAGATAGGTACGATTAATATTGCTAATCATGATGAATGA
- the recF gene encoding DNA replication/repair protein RecF translates to MHINTLTLKDYRNYPELSLNFKNSVNVILGENAQGKTNLMEAIYVLALAKSHRTPRDKELIRWDQSFAKVEGHLTNRNGPLHMEVVFSNKGKKVKLNHIEKKRMSDYIGSCNIVMFAPEDLTLVKGSPQIRRRFLDMEMGQIYNIYLYHLSQYYKVLKQRNQWLKDVQQRKINPDATMLEVMTDQLVQAAAQVLMKRYEFLEKLQSWARPVHDEISRGKEELHVMYNPSSHVSEDMDLSTMMITLQEQYHGLQEREMQRGTTLIGPHRDDLMLLVNGRDIQTYGSQGQQRTTALSLKLAEIELIKEKTGEYPILLLDDVLSELDDQRQTHLLNTIKGKVQTFVTTTNVGGIDHDLMKEADMFYVTDGIIQKKG, encoded by the coding sequence TTGCACATTAACACATTGACGTTAAAGGACTATCGTAACTACCCCGAGTTATCACTTAACTTTAAAAATAGTGTCAATGTCATTCTGGGTGAAAATGCACAAGGGAAAACGAATCTCATGGAAGCTATTTATGTACTTGCCCTGGCAAAATCACACCGAACCCCGCGTGATAAAGAATTAATTCGCTGGGATCAATCGTTTGCTAAAGTTGAAGGTCATTTGACGAATAGAAATGGACCACTTCACATGGAAGTGGTGTTTTCTAATAAAGGGAAAAAAGTTAAGCTGAATCATATTGAAAAAAAGAGAATGAGTGATTATATAGGCTCCTGCAACATTGTTATGTTTGCTCCAGAAGATTTAACACTCGTAAAAGGAAGCCCGCAAATTCGTCGTCGGTTTCTTGATATGGAAATGGGACAAATATACAACATATACCTTTATCATCTATCCCAATATTATAAAGTGCTTAAACAACGTAACCAGTGGCTAAAAGATGTCCAACAACGAAAAATTAACCCTGACGCCACCATGCTGGAAGTCATGACAGACCAATTAGTCCAAGCGGCTGCTCAAGTTCTAATGAAACGTTATGAGTTTTTAGAAAAACTACAATCTTGGGCACGCCCCGTACATGATGAAATTAGTCGTGGAAAAGAAGAATTACATGTGATGTACAATCCCTCCTCACACGTATCAGAAGATATGGATTTGTCCACAATGATGATAACTTTGCAAGAACAGTATCATGGGCTTCAAGAGCGGGAAATGCAACGTGGCACCACTTTGATTGGACCGCATAGAGATGATCTTATGTTATTAGTAAATGGCCGAGATATTCAAACATACGGTTCACAAGGACAACAGCGTACAACTGCTTTGTCTTTAAAACTAGCTGAAATTGAACTTATTAAAGAAAAGACCGGCGAGTATCCCATCTTACTTCTTGATGATGTCCTTTCAGAACTTGATGATCAACGCCAGACTCATTTGCTTAACACGATAAAAGGTAAAGTCCAAACATTTGTGACGACCACAAATGTCGGTGGTATTGATCATGATCTCATGAAAGAAGCTGACATGTTTTATGTGACGGACGGGATCATACAGAAAAAAGGGTGA
- the remB gene encoding extracellular matrix regulator RemB: MFIHLGGDMVLKAERIVAILDHNSQDLSAENQEMMKDHKKRKATIRVTDDTPKSMVITKEDIYLSPISSHTLKRRAETITVLSEEDV; encoded by the coding sequence ATGTTTATTCATTTAGGTGGCGATATGGTCTTGAAAGCAGAAAGAATCGTTGCCATCCTTGATCATAATAGTCAAGACCTCTCAGCAGAAAATCAAGAGATGATGAAAGATCATAAAAAACGGAAAGCGACAATTAGAGTAACTGATGATACACCAAAATCAATGGTAATTACTAAAGAGGATATATATTTATCTCCTATTTCCTCTCATACATTAAAACGTCGGGCAGAAACAATTACTGTCCTGTCAGAAGAAGACGTTTAG
- the gyrB gene encoding DNA topoisomerase (ATP-hydrolyzing) subunit B, which translates to MTVEQHSYDESQIQVLEGLEAVRKRPGMYIGSTSGRGLHHLVWEIVDNSIDEAMGGHCDKIHVTIEEDNSITVEDNGRGIPVGIHEKMGRPAVEVIMTVLHAGGKFGGGGYKVSGGLHGVGASVVNALSSHLEVEVHLDGKVHFIAFARGIPQEDLKVIGETEKRGTIIRFKPDKDIFTETTEFEYDILATRLRELAFLNRGLRIFISDKRLEDVKTAEYFYEGGIQSFVEHLNRTKTPLHEPPIFVEAEKEGLSVEVAMQYNDGFASNLYSFANNINTHEGGTHESGFKTGLTRVINDYARKNNLFKENDPNLIGDDVREGLTAIISVKIPDPQFEGQTKTKLGNSEARTITDSLFSEFMAKFMAENPNVAKQIVEKGLMASRARDAAKKARELTRRKSALEVSSLPGKLADCSSRDASISELYIVEGDSAGGSAKQGRDRHFQAILPLRGKILNVEKSRLDKILSNNEIRAIITALGTGIGEDFDISKARYHKIIIMTDADVDGAHIRTLLLTFLYRYMRPLIEHGYIYIAQPPLYKVTQGKSLHYAYNEKEMERIVAELSPTPKPGLQRYKGLGEMNPTQLWETTMDPSMRTVLQVSLNDAMLADEVFETLMGDRVEPRRDFIQENAHYVKNLDV; encoded by the coding sequence TTGACTGTTGAACAACATTCTTATGATGAAAGTCAAATTCAAGTTTTAGAAGGGTTAGAAGCTGTTCGTAAGCGACCTGGTATGTATATCGGCTCCACAAGCGGCCGGGGTCTTCATCATCTCGTATGGGAGATTGTGGATAACAGTATCGATGAAGCGATGGGAGGTCATTGTGATAAGATTCATGTCACAATCGAAGAAGACAATTCCATTACCGTTGAAGATAATGGGCGAGGGATACCAGTAGGCATTCATGAAAAAATGGGTCGTCCTGCTGTGGAAGTCATTATGACAGTGCTACACGCCGGCGGAAAATTTGGCGGTGGTGGGTATAAAGTATCCGGTGGTCTCCATGGAGTAGGTGCTTCTGTTGTAAACGCCCTTTCTAGCCATCTTGAAGTTGAAGTTCACCTTGATGGAAAAGTTCATTTTATAGCGTTCGCACGAGGGATTCCCCAAGAAGATTTAAAAGTAATCGGCGAAACGGAAAAACGCGGGACGATCATCCGCTTTAAGCCGGATAAAGATATATTTACAGAAACGACTGAGTTTGAATATGACATATTGGCTACACGTTTGCGAGAGCTTGCGTTCTTAAATAGAGGACTGCGGATTTTCATCTCAGACAAGCGCCTTGAAGACGTTAAGACCGCTGAATACTTTTATGAAGGCGGTATTCAATCTTTCGTAGAACATTTGAACAGAACAAAGACGCCATTGCATGAGCCACCTATTTTTGTCGAAGCAGAAAAAGAGGGGCTAAGCGTTGAAGTAGCCATGCAGTATAATGACGGATTTGCGAGCAATCTATATTCATTTGCCAATAATATTAATACCCATGAAGGCGGCACACATGAATCGGGTTTTAAAACGGGCTTAACCCGTGTGATAAACGATTACGCACGTAAAAATAATTTGTTTAAAGAAAATGATCCTAACCTAATAGGTGATGATGTTCGTGAAGGATTAACAGCGATCATTTCTGTTAAAATTCCAGACCCGCAATTTGAAGGACAAACGAAAACAAAACTTGGTAACAGTGAAGCACGGACCATTACAGATTCGTTATTTTCAGAATTTATGGCGAAATTCATGGCGGAAAACCCCAATGTAGCTAAACAGATCGTCGAAAAAGGACTTATGGCTTCGCGCGCAAGGGATGCAGCGAAAAAAGCCCGTGAATTGACGCGACGTAAATCAGCTCTAGAGGTTAGTTCCTTACCAGGAAAATTAGCAGATTGTTCATCACGTGATGCTTCCATAAGTGAATTGTACATCGTTGAGGGTGATTCAGCGGGTGGTTCCGCAAAACAAGGCCGTGACCGTCATTTCCAAGCGATCCTCCCTTTACGTGGTAAAATTCTTAACGTGGAAAAATCCCGTCTTGATAAAATTTTATCTAACAACGAAATCCGTGCGATTATTACGGCATTAGGTACGGGTATAGGTGAAGATTTTGATATATCCAAAGCCCGTTATCATAAAATCATCATTATGACGGATGCGGATGTGGATGGTGCTCATATACGTACGCTATTGTTAACATTTTTATATCGGTACATGCGTCCTTTGATCGAACATGGCTATATTTATATTGCCCAGCCACCGTTATATAAAGTAACACAAGGGAAAAGTCTACACTATGCCTATAACGAAAAAGAAATGGAGCGTATTGTAGCGGAGCTTTCACCGACACCTAAACCGGGATTACAGCGTTATAAAGGTCTTGGGGAAATGAACCCAACACAGCTGTGGGAGACAACGATGGATCCTTCCATGCGGACCGTTTTACAAGTGAGTTTAAACGACGCGATGCTGGCTGACGAAGTTTTTGAAACACTTATGGGTGACAGAGTGGAGCCGAGAAGGGACTTTATTCAGGAGAATGCTCATTATGTGAAAAATTTAGACGTCTAG
- the gyrA gene encoding DNA gyrase subunit A yields the protein MSDQDQSRVIEINISQEMKTSFMDYAMSVIVSRALPDVRDGLKPVHRRILYAMNELGITADKSYKKSARIVGEVIGKYHPHGDSAVYETMVRMAQDFSYRYMLVDGHGNFGSVDGDAAAAMRYTEAKMSKISMELLRDINKDTIDYQDNYDGSESEPIVMPARFPNLLVNGTSGIAVGMATNIPPHHLSEVIDGVLALSKNPEITVPELMEYIPGPDFPTGAEIVGVSGIRRAYETGKGSILIRAKAEIEENNGKPRIIVNELPYQVNKARLIEKIAELVRDKKIEGITDLRDESDRTGMRIVIELRRDMNANVTLNNLYKQTALQTSFGINMLALVDGQPKVLSLKQTLYHYLEHQRVVIRRRTEYELKKAEARAHILEGLRIALDHLDDVISLIRSSQTTEIARNGLIEKYELSHDQAQAILDMRLQRLTGLERDKIENEYKELAERIAEYKAILGDDEKVLEIIREELMEVRDRYEDDRRTIITLGEDSMEDEDLIPRQNVVITVSHHGYIKRLPVSTYRSQKRGGRGVQGMGTHDEDFVRHLFVTNSHDHLLFFTNKGKVYRIKGYEVPEQKRTSKGIPIINLLQIEKGEYISTIIPISDFEKENHSLFFMTKYGISKRTELKAFANIRRGGLFAIKLRDEDELHGVRLTDGDKELIAGTRKGMSIRFNENDVRKMGRTAAGVKGINLQKDDEVVGMDIIEEDHDILIVTEKGFGKRTPAEEYRQQSRGGKGIKTCNITDKNGNLISLKVVSQDHDLMVITTNGVIIRMHVEEISQTSRNTQGVRLIRVGDEEYVSTVARVNVDDGDEDELEDQVTENTEGISNSETDETNVENTDELSNEETEEE from the coding sequence ATGTCTGATCAAGATCAGTCTCGAGTGATAGAAATTAATATCAGTCAAGAAATGAAAACATCCTTTATGGATTATGCAATGAGCGTCATCGTCAGCCGGGCGCTGCCCGATGTCCGTGATGGGTTAAAACCGGTTCATCGTCGTATCTTGTACGCTATGAATGAACTTGGTATTACGGCGGACAAGTCATATAAAAAGTCCGCTCGTATTGTTGGTGAAGTCATTGGTAAATATCATCCCCATGGTGATTCAGCTGTCTACGAAACGATGGTGCGAATGGCTCAAGATTTCAGTTATCGTTATATGCTCGTAGATGGTCATGGAAACTTCGGTTCTGTCGATGGTGATGCAGCAGCTGCTATGCGTTATACGGAAGCCAAAATGTCTAAAATTTCGATGGAACTTCTTCGTGACATTAACAAAGATACAATTGATTACCAGGATAACTATGATGGGTCTGAATCAGAGCCTATTGTTATGCCAGCAAGGTTTCCTAACTTACTAGTGAATGGTACGTCTGGTATTGCTGTCGGTATGGCCACAAATATTCCACCACACCATCTATCCGAAGTCATTGACGGTGTGCTAGCTTTAAGTAAAAATCCTGAAATAACCGTTCCTGAACTGATGGAATATATTCCAGGTCCTGATTTTCCTACTGGAGCTGAAATTGTTGGTGTATCAGGAATTAGACGGGCCTATGAAACAGGGAAAGGTTCAATTCTTATACGGGCGAAAGCAGAGATTGAAGAGAATAATGGCAAGCCGAGAATCATTGTAAACGAATTGCCGTACCAAGTGAATAAGGCGCGTCTTATTGAAAAAATTGCTGAGCTTGTTCGTGATAAAAAGATTGAAGGTATTACCGATTTAAGAGATGAGTCAGACCGAACAGGGATGAGGATCGTCATTGAACTTCGCCGTGATATGAATGCGAATGTAACCTTAAATAATTTATATAAACAGACAGCACTGCAAACGAGTTTCGGGATTAATATGTTAGCCCTCGTTGACGGTCAACCGAAAGTCCTTTCGTTGAAACAAACGTTATATCACTATCTAGAACATCAACGAGTTGTTATAAGAAGACGAACTGAGTATGAGTTGAAGAAAGCGGAAGCCCGTGCTCATATTCTTGAAGGATTAAGAATCGCTCTTGATCATCTTGATGATGTGATTAGCTTAATTCGTAGTTCACAGACGACCGAAATTGCTCGTAATGGATTAATTGAGAAATATGAATTATCCCATGATCAAGCACAAGCTATTTTGGATATGAGACTCCAACGTCTTACAGGTCTGGAAAGAGATAAAATCGAAAATGAATATAAAGAATTAGCAGAGAGAATTGCGGAATACAAAGCCATTCTTGGTGATGACGAAAAAGTACTTGAGATTATCCGTGAAGAACTCATGGAAGTACGCGACCGATATGAAGATGATCGTCGCACAATCATTACTTTAGGTGAAGATAGCATGGAAGACGAAGATCTTATCCCACGTCAAAATGTCGTTATCACTGTGTCACACCATGGCTATATTAAACGATTACCTGTTTCAACCTATCGCAGCCAGAAACGTGGCGGCCGTGGTGTTCAAGGGATGGGGACTCATGATGAAGATTTCGTGCGTCACCTTTTCGTGACAAACTCGCACGATCACCTGCTATTTTTCACGAATAAAGGGAAAGTATACAGAATAAAAGGCTATGAGGTACCTGAACAGAAGCGGACGTCTAAAGGCATCCCGATTATTAACTTGTTGCAAATTGAAAAAGGTGAGTACATTAGTACGATTATTCCAATCTCTGATTTTGAAAAAGAAAATCATTCCCTTTTCTTTATGACCAAGTACGGCATCTCGAAGCGAACAGAATTAAAGGCATTTGCCAACATCCGTCGCGGTGGGTTATTCGCCATTAAACTTCGTGACGAGGATGAACTGCACGGTGTGCGATTAACAGATGGTGATAAAGAATTAATTGCCGGTACCCGTAAAGGGATGTCAATCCGTTTTAATGAAAATGATGTTAGGAAGATGGGACGAACGGCTGCTGGTGTGAAAGGGATCAATTTACAGAAAGATGATGAAGTGGTTGGTATGGATATTATTGAAGAAGATCATGATATTCTCATTGTCACTGAAAAAGGATTCGGCAAACGGACACCAGCTGAGGAATATCGTCAACAAAGCCGGGGTGGTAAAGGAATCAAAACATGTAATATTACGGATAAAAACGGTAATCTTATCTCCCTTAAAGTCGTCTCTCAAGATCACGACCTCATGGTTATTACGACGAATGGGGTTATTATCCGGATGCACG